The Myripristis murdjan unplaced genomic scaffold, fMyrMur1.1, whole genome shotgun sequence genomic interval ATTTCATGAAAACACTTTCCATTTCGTGCTCTGATCATTCAATGTCTGGTCGCTGTTTCCTGGAAAATGATGATGCTGCATAGAAAGGGATGTATTTTatgcttctgctttgtttggaaataaataaatacaagaggCATTGGTATTTAGCCTGAGCAATGATAGTGACTGActcaacaaagaaaagagcaccacctacAGAACCCAAACTCCaccaacagaaaatccaaggaaaaataGATCAAATTACCTCCCACATCATGACTGACAATCTCTTAAACAATCACAGTTGGTTTTCAGTGCTTTCTGTAATTACTTTGTTGTTGTACTAATTTAATAATGTGCTTTAATTGGTAATCTTGTATAGAGCACATTTTTAGCTGTGCAAAAAGATAGaaatgtcttgtgtgtgtttgctgttatATAACAACATGTTTGATGATAATAAAGTCAAAAAATGATGTCTACTTTCACCaccattttgagaaaaaaatctttcaatCATGATGACAGTTGTGGGTAGAAAATAACTTAACCAAAGTCAGTTCAGTGGTTTATTAGATACAGTACCAGTCAgtgtttggacacaccttctcattcagtgttttttctttatttctattattaaaACATACTCTTGTTTATataacacttttttgttttctatataATCTCTTTTGATGTCTGCAGTATTAATCTACAGTGtaatgtagaaaataaaaaaaataatgaaaagccATTGAATGAGAAGGCATGTCCAAAGTTTTGACTGGTACTGTACATACAAAGTCATCATGCACCATGTACATTCTCATCTATCATGTACTTTGCCGAAAggatttaaccctataaagcctgaactatgaaagaattggcagaaaattctaattttttgaaactgaaccctttatttagtcctattacaaaatacataaaaaataataaaaaaaaaaatgttattacacgacctttctggtgtatgatatatgatatgtacttgaagtgccaatggtccagggtgaacaggggaagtgttcaaaggtatacaacagtattttggtcaagtattgattaaactgaaaacgaaaaagcCATTTGTaacatatatgatacaaatagctttatagggttaaaaaaaaaaaaaaaaaaaaacactgaaaagatcTGGAGCTTGGATGTGTGCTGTCagaaattcatttatttttaactctGTTGCAGGCTTGACACTGTGGGATCGTGAAGCTCTGGAGAAGGATGCATGAGAAAGACCCCAACCCAACAATGAATTTGAGATAGTTGCATCTGAATCACTTGAGGACAAATCTTCATCATTAAATGTTGACGCCTCCCTGAAGGCAAGTTTCTTGGCTGGACTGATAGAGGTTGAGGGCTCTGCCAAATACCTAAATGACAGTAAGATTTCCAAAAATCAGGCCAGAGTGACACTCAAATACAAAACTACAACCAAGTTCCAGGAGCTGTCAATGAATCATCTTGGAAGAGGCAATGTGAAACATCAATACGTTTTTGAAAACGGAATAGCAACACATGTCGTCATAGGGATTCTTTATGGGGCACAAGCCTTCTTTGTATTTGACCGTGAGGTGTCTGAAAATGAGGATCATCAGGACATTGAAAGCAACCTGAAGGTGATAATCAAGAAGATTCCCTTCCTTGCAACTGAAGGCGAAGGTTCCTTGCAAATGAGAGACATGGACATTGGAAATATTCAGAAATTCTCCTGCAAATTCCACGGTGACTTTAACCTTCAGAAAAATCCTGTGTCCTTTCAGGATGCAATACAAGTCTACCAAAGTCTTCCAAAATTACTGGGAGCAAATGGAGAAAATGCCGTGCCAGTGAAGGTCTGGCTGATGCCCCTGAAAAGTTTagactctgctgcagctcaacTTGTCCGTCAGATAAGTATTAGATTAGTAATGGAGGCACAGAGTGTCCTGGAGGACTTGAGTGAGCTAGAAATGAGGTGCAATGatgcaatgaaaaacagcacaacccAACACTTCCCACAGATTGGGAAAAAGCTAAAAACCTTTAAAGAATTGCTCTCTGAGTACAAGCTGGAATTCCAGAGGACCCTGGCAAAGAAACTTCCATCAATccggggaggaggggaagaggaggctgTGCTTGCAGAGATGTTGAAAAAGAGACATTCTTCTccattcaacaacaaaaacctgaGTGAGTGGATGAgttgtaaagagagagaaatcagcaCTTTACAATCAATCACCAACATGATGAAAAACACCAAGATTGTCACATCTCGCCATGTACTAGACAAGGAAATCAACAGTGCtgagcatgctgtgtgctttgcttTCACCTCACTGGAGGATGATGAACCATACCTCTCAGATTTATCAAAGTACTTAAAGGAAACACCCCAACCAGAGAGTCTTCAAGACATCACATATCAGACTTATGATGTAGAGAAGGAACAATGGTACTTTCCACAGGAGGTGATGGATGCTGTGAGGCAAAAAGCAAAGCTCTTCAATGAGTTTGCATACACCAACATGGATAACAATATTTGTTTCCTTATAGCAGGCACAAcaaatgagaaacagagaggtgCAAGCATCCACCTTTATAAAAAAGGCTCTTTGGTCAGTGAGAACTTTGAGCCTCCTTCAAAGCCTGAAAAACCAGCAGTAAGTGACACAACCCACAACAGTTTGACAGTGAAGATTTCCCCACCAGGATTCGGAGCAGAAAACATCACCCACTACTCTGTTGAGTACTGTGTCAGTGGAGAAGATGACTGGCAGCAAATGACAGTATTGAAAGCTGGAGAAGTCACAGTGTCCAGTCTGACTCCTAACACAGAGTACTTGTTCAGATGCAGAGCAGTGTGCTCAGTTGGAAAAGGACCAGTCAGTAAAGACAGTGGTCCCATTACAACCTTACCCACTAGTCCTCCTGGAAAACTGCAAGCTGAACCAAATTCAAATGAGCTATTAGTTAGCTGGGAGAAACCTGCTGAGATTGACAAAGGTGTCACCATTTTGAGCTACATTGTAGAGTATGTAAAAACAGCTCCTGGGGTGAAACATGAAGAACTTGAATGGAACGAAATGAGGTCAAGAGCTGAAAAGGCCATCATATCTGGGCTTAAGCCAGAGACAGAGTACGCTGTCAGGGTCAGATGCAATTATGGTGTAGCTGGTAGAAGCAAGGAAAGCATCACAGTTAAtgtgcagacaaaaaaacaagtgcgCCTCGCAGAATTCCTCAAACGTACAAGCAAACGTCAAAATTCTGCATCACCCTCAGTCTACAAGCTACCTCTGAAGAAAGAAACTATGGACATAGATGGATGCAGGTGCTACAGTTTTGGCAAAGTAACCTTCAGTCGAAGTCGTACAATAATGGTTCTTGGAGCAACTGGATCAGGAAAGTCAACTCTGATCAATGGAATGATCAACTACATTGTTGGTGTAGAGTGGAATGACAATTTCAGATTCAAGTTAATTGATGAGGGTCAGTTGAGATCACAAGCTGAAAGTCAGACCTCTGAAGTCACTGTGTACAAAGTCAACCATCAAGAGGGATTTAATATCCCATATTCGCTGACCATAGTTGACACTCCCGGTTTTGGGGACACAAGAGGGATAGAAAGAGACAGGGCGATCACAGAGCAGATCCGGAGTCTTTTCACCTCTGCTAAGGGAGTCAGTGAGATTgacgctgtgtgttttgtgaccCAGGCTTCTCTTCCACGGCTAAcaccaacacaaaaatatgtgtttgATTCAGTGCTGTCCATTTTTGGTAAAGATGTGGCAGAAAACATCCGGATGCTGGTAACATTCGCAGATGGTCAAAGGCCACCGGTCCTTGAAGCAGTTAATGCCTCTGGAGTCCCATGCCCTAAAACAGATGCAGGACTTCCTGTCCACTTCAAATTCAACAATTCAGCACTGTTTGCAGACAACACATCCATCAATGACAAATCAGGTAAtacagattcagatgaagacaTGGATGATGATAACTTTGATCAAATGTTTTGGAGCATGGGTGCCAAAAGCATGAAAAACTTTTTCACTGCTTTAGAGAAAATACCAACCAAAAGCTTGCAAATGACCAAAGAGGTTCTTAAAGAGCGCAAGCAGCTTCAAACAGTCATTGAAGGTTTGCAGCCACAAGTTAAAGCTGGATTAGCTAAACTTGAAGAAATAAAgatgataaaacagaaacttCAAGAACATGAAGCTGCCATCTCCACAAATGAAAATTTTGAGATTGAAGTTGACATTATCAGGCCAGAACAAATCCAGATTACAAAAAAAGGAGAGTATATCACCAACTGCCAACAGTGTTCAATAACATGCCACTACCCCTGTGCAATTGCAGATGATCAGAAAAAGCATGGCTGTGCAGCCATGAAAGATGGCAGGTGTACCGTGTGCCcaggaaaatgtgtttggaCGGTGCATTTCAACCAGAAGTACAGGTGGGAGTATGTTAAAGTTAAAGAGAAGCGGACACTGAAAGATCTGAAGGAGAAGTATGAACAAGCTACACAAGCAAAGCTGACTGTTCAGGAAATCATTGAGAagcaagagggagagattgCAAACCTTCAAGATGTGGTAATGTCCCTCATGGAGGAGTCAGCGCACTGCATTGCTCGGCTCAAAGAGATCGCCTTGAGGCCCAACCCTCTGACCACTCCAGAATACATCGACCTGCTCATTGAAGGAGAAAAGTCAGAGGCCAAAGAGGGTTACCTGGCCCGAATTCAGTCTCTGGAGGcaatgagagaaagagcaaCAATTATATCTAAAGTTTCCAAACAAGGAAAACGTACAAAAACCGAGCAGGAAATGTATGGGGGAAAACAGAAGAGGCAAAAAAAGCAAGCTGACTTCCAAGATTTTTTCAAACAATAGAGGAGAAAACTCACTTGTGGATATTTCTAGTGAAGCCTTGTCATTAGATCAGGAGAAGATCTTCTTATCTGCCTTAATAAAACCACTGCAGCTTCTAATGCTgtgagctgcagacacacactgtcatgaTAATGGACACTCTGAGAGGAAATCATGGCTCCAAGGAGCAAAATTAATCTTAACAGCTGTCTAGATGTTGGAATTAAAACAGTTTTCGTAATTTGATGTGAGAAAATGTTaggttttttaatattttattagtaAATCATTGATTTCTCTTAGTATTTTAGagtaattgttgttttttctgtaatgCAATTAGGAATGAATTCTTAATAAACATAATGGGAACATCACTGCTGTTAATGTTAAGTATTTAGATTTGTGAGAATTGCCCAGTTTGTCAGAGAACAGAGGAACTGATAAACTGCTAAAAGTAGagcacaaatagaaaaaaagtctttttttgtgtgtgtccagtgtggAATTTGTTGTCAAGTTCAAGTTATACAgattgttgatcatttgttatCAATCATGAGGcatttttgtcagcagtggtaacttttatttttgttcccTAAAATTGTCCTTTGATTTTGGTGttattgaaaataaatgttaaaaaattcAAAGGCTGATACTTGTATTTGTCAGAGTGGAGCAGGAAATGCATGAAGAAAAACCAAAGAGGCATAAAGGCTGTTAATCCTCTATGATCATTTAGCAGTTATCGACAGTCAATTTAAATCCATGAAATCACCCAGCCTTATTACTTAtgtattcaaaaaaaaaaaaaaaaaaaaagcacattcacTCAACACTGATATGAATACAAACTGGCCCTGAGTGATTTTCAAGtttaaataatggtaataatgacATCAGTGTTTTTGAAGTGGGAGGCTGGCCTCTTCAAGGGGGCTCCAAAATGTTTCAGTGGAGACACAGAAACAATGGttacaaataaattattttaaaaatatatgaataaactgatattttatttataaacatAAGCTTACACAATAGATTAAATACCTGTGATTCATTTAAAGAGATAGTACAGGTAGTACTGGTTACTTTTACGAACCTGAAgcctgtttatgtgtgtgtgtgtgcagaatgcTGATGGGCAGTATCAGGCATGTAGCTCAGTTGTTGGATGTTTCTGAGGTCACATGGCTGCTCCATGATCACACAGGCATCCAGAGAAAAGCTCAGACAGGCAACTTCTCTAAGCTTAGTCCAAGGAGAGGCTCACTAGCCTCAGACTTTGCTTTACATCTGACCTGATGAGGACAGGATCACTTCCACATGGGAACATGAGGCCCTGCTGATTGTACCCTCTACATCCCCTGTAACTTTTTGTTCACAGTGTGCACACTACTGCATTTTATCCAAAATGGATAATTCTGCTGCTGAAAGCCATTTGCTGATGGTGATTATATCTAGTCTCACAAGCCACTTGAAGATTGTTGAAGGGTTATAAGGAGCTGGAAGAGCAAGCTGAACTTAATGACTATGTAATTAATCCGAATCACCTGCTGTTTGTCCGGTCAACTTGATGGCTTTGCTGCAGGTTTTCCTTGATGAATTAAACATTAATACTACAAGATATATTACACTTAACACGAGTCAGTGAATCTTTCCTCTGCATAGGTAAAATTCAGGGTTCATACAGTCGTAAAGAACTTCTTAAAATTCATATAATTGAAAAATACTATTTTATTAGAAGTTTTGAAAAAGTCATGGGAATCTGACCAAAGCAGCAGAGTGGAaccatttctgtttctgtctgtgtgttcacgCATCCGTTTGTCTCAGTTTGAAAATGGCTTATCTTACCTCTGCAAGTCAATGcagcatcatttttaaaaaatgaatgaaaggttGTCCAGGAGGAAATGTGTATTAAATCAAACTTTTTATGAAGGTTCAACTGCTTTATGCCTGCAAATATGTCACGACCTTGAGGGAGGCTGGAAATGGAATGAAATTTGCTTTATGAAAATCAACCACTACTGGGGAGTTTCCGACTCACAACAGCACACAACTGAGGAGGAAGAAATGAttgtattgtttaaaaatggtAAATGACAATtcgcaaataataataatttaaaaaagtatcACCACAAGGTAATGAAAACAGAGTTAAAGGCAGGTGGAGTGTAGTCCATCAGGGCCTCGGGGTCCAGATGAAGTGTAGTCCAGGGTCacaaatcactgattcttgggaatttggatgaAACAgatttaattttgagaaaaaaaagtgcgttaaattacaaaatctgaaggtatatcattataggccaaagtcttggctgttcagcaatgtaccggtgcaacctcctcattttgcatttttttcataaaataggttttcccagttattaggctactttgtttttgtcaacaccatcactgtgatgctttttttaatttgaaaaacatatttttgttttaaagagactattactttaataactcaacagcaccaaagaaacatattgtaagcaaattcatttaaaaccaatataactgcctctgacggtggtgacactaatctgacggtggtgacagtcgcctcattaaaacatacatttccaaaatttataccactcaagttaatggcttcttgcttaacaactttatttaactatttggtacaaaaaataagaatcttgagctctgttataagcatttttcagacttcagtcatcaccgtcacacagaaaacctgacggtggtgacgtctgatagtccagtaattttaggcaaAAAttgggtcaacctaggacaaattgcaagagaagcaaactcaactgattttgtatcctcagtttgtcctgagtgagggaaaaaaagtcccaagaaatcccattggtggaaagttttgaaaatcacctatttttgcccacatattaccaaaaaacactgttttgaacacacaggggaaaggggttcaacattttactttcagatatcactataaaaattcacaagatgattacacacacaaagacacatgcatatcaca includes:
- the LOC115356804 gene encoding LOW QUALITY PROTEIN: uncharacterized protein LOC115356804 (The sequence of the model RefSeq protein was modified relative to this genomic sequence to represent the inferred CDS: substituted 1 base at 1 genomic stop codon); protein product: MGQTSSKTIDRETIEVSALGRPFSLGMLYDCRQDSLIPGLTLWDREALEKDAXERPQPNNEFEIVASESLEDKSSSLNVDASLKASFLAGLIEVEGSAKYLNDSKISKNQARVTLKYKTTTKFQELSMNHLGRGNVKHQYVFENGIATHVVIGILYGAQAFFVFDREVSENEDHQDIESNLKVIIKKIPFLATEGEGSLQMRDMDIGNIQKFSCKFHGDFNLQKNPVSFQDAIQVYQSLPKLLGANGENAVPVKVWLMPLKSLDSAAAQLVRQISIRLVMEAQSVLEDLSELEMRCNDAMKNSTTQHFPQIGKKLKTFKELLSEYKLEFQRTLAKKLPSIRGGGEEEAVLAEMLKKRHSSPFNNKNLSEWMSCKEREISTLQSITNMMKNTKIVTSRHVLDKEINSAEHAVCFAFTSLEDDEPYLSDLSKYLKETPQPESLQDITYQTYDVEKEQWYFPQEVMDAVRQKAKLFNEFAYTNMDNNICFLIAGTTNEKQRGASIHLYKKGSLVSENFEPPSKPEKPAVSDTTHNSLTVKISPPGFGAENITHYSVEYCVSGEDDWQQMTVLKAGEVTVSSLTPNTEYLFRCRAVCSVGKGPVSKDSGPITTLPTSPPGKLQAEPNSNELLVSWEKPAEIDKGVTILSYIVEYVKTAPGVKHEELEWNEMRSRAEKAIISGLKPETEYAVRVRCNYGVAGRSKESITVNVQTKKQVRLAEFLKRTSKRQNSASPSVYKLPLKKETMDIDGCRCYSFGKVTFSRSRTIMVLGATGSGKSTLINGMINYIVGVEWNDNFRFKLIDEGQLRSQAESQTSEVTVYKVNHQEGFNIPYSLTIVDTPGFGDTRGIERDRAITEQIRSLFTSAKGVSEIDAVCFVTQASLPRLTPTQKYVFDSVLSIFGKDVAENIRMLVTFADGQRPPVLEAVNASGVPCPKTDAGLPVHFKFNNSALFADNTSINDKSGNTDSDEDMDDDNFDQMFWSMGAKSMKNFFTALEKIPTKSLQMTKEVLKERKQLQTVIEGLQPQVKAGLAKLEEIKMIKQKLQEHEAAISTNENFEIEVDIIRPEQIQITKKGEYITNCQQCSITCHYPCAIADDQKKHGCAAMKDGRCTVCPGKCVWTVHFNQKYRWEYVKVKEKRTLKDLKEKYEQATQAKLTVQEIIEKQEGEIANLQDVVMSLMEESAHCIARLKEIALRPNPLTTPEYIDLLIEGEKSEAKEGYLARIQSLEAMRERATIISKVSKQGKRTKTEQEMYGGKQKRQKKQADFQDFFKQ